The proteins below are encoded in one region of Ornithinimicrobium avium:
- the clpB gene encoding ATP-dependent chaperone ClpB has product MDLSLTTKAQEALSAAVRDAAAAGHAQVEPAHLLKALAQQTDTTTGPLLDATGSSATSALQAAESALASLPTASGSSMGNPGLSRAMHGVVKDAQDTMAQMGDSFVSTDHLLLAVARTGLFPVLDAAAIEERIPTLRGGQKVDSAEPEGTFDALGKYGTDLTEMAREGRLDPVIGRDSEIRRVVQVLSRRTKNNPVLIGDPGVGKTAVVEGLAQRIVAGDVPESLRGKKLVALDLSAMVAGAKYRGEFEERLKAVLGEIKASEGRVVTFIDELHTVVGAGATGDGSMDAGNMLKPLLARGELRMVGATTLDEYRENIEKDPALERRFQQVFVGEPSVEDTVAILRGLKERYEAHHKVAIADSALVAAASLSDRYITGRKLPDKAIDLVDEAASRLRMEIDSSPVEIDELQRQVDRLTMEEMHLQREEDEASRQRLAKLRADLADRREQLAALTARWEAEKSGLNRVGELKARLDDLRTQSDKLQREGDYEAASRLLYGEIPQLEKDLTAAQEQEDAAVSSAPESPMVKDEVGADDIADVISMWTGIPAGRLLEGETEKLLRMEDVIGTRLIGQRTAVRAVSDAVRRSRAGIADPDRPTGSFLFLGPTGVGKTELAKALADFLFDDERAMVRIDMSEYSERHAVARLIGSPPGYVGYEEGGQLTEAVRRRPYSVVLLDEVEKAHPETFDILLQVLDDGRLTDGQGRTVDFRNVILVMTSNLGSQFLVDPTTDEQTKHDQVMVTVRQAFKPEFLNRLDEVVIFDPLSQDELATIVGLQVELLARRLTDRRIELDVTQAAARWLAERGYDPAYGARPLRRLVQTEIGDRLARALLAGEVRDGQTVSVDVADDGDSLTLS; this is encoded by the coding sequence ATGGATCTGTCCCTGACCACCAAAGCCCAGGAGGCCCTGTCCGCCGCCGTGCGCGACGCGGCGGCCGCCGGCCATGCCCAGGTCGAGCCGGCCCACCTGCTCAAGGCGCTCGCCCAGCAGACCGACACCACGACCGGGCCGCTGCTCGACGCCACCGGGTCCTCGGCCACGTCCGCGCTGCAGGCCGCCGAGTCCGCGCTGGCCTCGCTGCCGACGGCCAGCGGCTCCTCGATGGGCAACCCCGGCCTGTCCCGGGCGATGCACGGGGTGGTCAAGGACGCCCAGGACACGATGGCCCAGATGGGGGACAGCTTCGTCTCCACCGACCACCTGCTGCTGGCCGTGGCTCGCACCGGGCTCTTCCCGGTGCTCGACGCCGCCGCGATCGAGGAGCGCATCCCGACCCTGCGTGGCGGCCAGAAGGTGGACAGCGCCGAGCCCGAGGGCACCTTCGACGCGCTCGGCAAGTACGGCACCGACCTGACCGAGATGGCGCGCGAGGGCAGGCTCGACCCGGTGATCGGCCGGGACTCCGAGATCCGCCGGGTGGTCCAGGTGCTCTCCCGCCGGACCAAGAACAACCCCGTCCTCATCGGCGACCCCGGCGTCGGCAAGACGGCCGTCGTCGAGGGCCTGGCCCAGCGGATCGTCGCCGGTGACGTGCCCGAGTCGCTGCGCGGCAAGAAGCTCGTCGCCCTCGACCTGAGCGCGATGGTCGCCGGCGCGAAGTACCGCGGGGAGTTCGAGGAGCGGCTCAAGGCCGTCCTCGGCGAGATCAAGGCCAGCGAGGGGCGGGTCGTCACCTTCATCGACGAGCTGCACACGGTGGTCGGCGCCGGCGCGACCGGCGACGGCTCGATGGACGCCGGCAACATGCTCAAGCCGCTGCTCGCCCGCGGCGAGCTGCGGATGGTCGGCGCCACCACGCTGGACGAGTACCGCGAGAACATCGAGAAGGATCCCGCGCTGGAGCGCCGCTTCCAGCAGGTCTTCGTCGGCGAGCCCTCGGTCGAGGACACGGTCGCGATCCTCCGCGGCCTCAAGGAGCGCTACGAGGCGCACCACAAGGTCGCGATCGCGGACTCCGCGCTGGTCGCCGCGGCGAGCCTGTCCGACCGCTACATCACCGGTCGCAAGCTGCCCGACAAGGCCATCGACCTGGTCGACGAGGCCGCTTCCCGGCTGCGGATGGAGATCGACTCCAGCCCCGTCGAGATCGACGAGCTCCAGCGCCAGGTGGACCGCCTGACGATGGAGGAGATGCACCTGCAGCGCGAGGAGGACGAGGCCTCCCGCCAGCGCCTGGCGAAGCTGCGGGCGGACCTGGCCGACCGTCGCGAGCAGCTTGCCGCGCTCACCGCGCGCTGGGAGGCGGAGAAGTCCGGCCTCAACCGCGTCGGCGAGCTCAAGGCCCGGCTGGACGACCTGCGCACGCAGTCCGACAAGCTCCAGCGCGAGGGCGACTACGAGGCGGCCTCCCGGCTCCTCTACGGGGAGATCCCGCAGCTGGAGAAGGACCTGACCGCGGCCCAGGAGCAGGAGGATGCGGCCGTCAGCTCCGCCCCCGAGTCCCCGATGGTCAAGGACGAGGTCGGCGCCGACGACATCGCCGACGTCATCTCCATGTGGACGGGCATCCCGGCCGGCCGGCTGCTCGAGGGCGAGACCGAGAAGCTGCTGCGGATGGAGGACGTCATCGGCACGCGGCTCATCGGCCAGCGCACCGCGGTGCGCGCCGTCAGCGACGCGGTCCGCCGCTCGCGGGCCGGCATCGCCGACCCGGACCGGCCGACCGGCAGCTTCCTCTTCCTCGGCCCGACCGGTGTCGGCAAGACCGAGCTGGCCAAGGCCCTGGCCGACTTCCTCTTCGACGACGAGCGGGCGATGGTCCGCATCGACATGTCGGAGTACTCCGAGCGGCACGCCGTCGCGCGCCTCATCGGCTCCCCGCCCGGCTACGTCGGCTACGAGGAAGGCGGCCAGCTCACCGAGGCGGTCCGCCGGCGTCCCTACTCCGTCGTCCTGCTGGACGAGGTGGAGAAGGCCCACCCGGAGACCTTCGACATCCTGCTGCAGGTCCTCGACGACGGGCGGCTCACCGACGGCCAGGGCCGCACGGTGGACTTCCGCAACGTCATCCTGGTGATGACCTCCAACCTGGGCAGCCAGTTCCTCGTCGACCCCACCACCGACGAGCAGACCAAGCACGACCAGGTCATGGTCACCGTCCGGCAGGCGTTCAAGCCGGAGTTCCTCAACCGGCTGGACGAGGTCGTCATCTTCGACCCGCTCAGCCAGGACGAGCTGGCCACGATCGTCGGCCTGCAGGTCGAGCTGCTGGCCCGCCGCCTCACCGACCGGCGGATCGAGCTCGACGTCACGCAGGCGGCGGCCCGCTGGCTCGCCGAGCGCGGCTACGACCCGGCCTACGGCGCCCGTCCGCTGCGCCGGCTCGTCCAGACCGAGATCGGCGACCGGCTCGCCCGGGCGCTGCTCGCCGGGGAGGTCCGCGACGGCCAGACCGTGTCCGTCGACGTCGCCGACGACGGGGACAGCCTCACCCTGAGCTGA
- a CDS encoding DUF7010 family protein, whose translation MDELEAYLQTLAAVNHRGAGFLAAYGTTWLAAALLWRLRGSVVGSYAALFQGMVALPLALALTALTASGPRPEGAALNQLAIYLSTGQLLVLPLAVVLVVRRRHLLAAATLSTVMAVHLVPYSWLYRTPAYLGAAVVVALATAVLVGRHLGEEGEARTGGWVCASTGGALLLGASAALLS comes from the coding sequence ATGGACGAACTGGAGGCCTACCTGCAGACACTCGCGGCCGTCAACCACCGTGGCGCCGGCTTCCTCGCCGCCTACGGCACCACGTGGCTGGCGGCCGCCCTCCTCTGGCGTCTGCGCGGGTCGGTGGTCGGCAGCTACGCCGCCCTCTTCCAGGGGATGGTCGCGCTGCCGCTGGCCCTGGCGCTGACCGCGCTCACCGCCAGCGGTCCCCGCCCGGAGGGAGCGGCGCTGAACCAGCTGGCGATCTACCTGTCCACCGGCCAGCTCCTCGTGCTGCCGCTCGCCGTGGTCCTGGTCGTGCGGCGGCGCCACCTGCTGGCCGCGGCGACCCTGAGCACCGTCATGGCCGTGCACCTCGTGCCCTACTCGTGGCTCTACCGGACCCCGGCCTACCTCGGCGCGGCCGTCGTCGTGGCGCTGGCCACCGCCGTCCTCGTCGGGCGCCACCTGGGCGAGGAGGGCGAGGCCCGGACGGGGGGATGGGTCTGCGCGTCGACCGGCGGGGCCCTGCTGCTGGGGGCGAGCGCCGCCCTGCTGTCCTGA
- a CDS encoding LppX_LprAFG lipoprotein, whose translation MRPTRRTLVVLALGASLTLAACGGDAEDPAPTTQAPTAADRLGQAHDVLVDAGSVHLELAGTGLPEEEKSYIIGAVGEGTMDPPAFTGTITARLAGIQADVPTVALDGDLWVKLPYVPAHVRTDPADLGVPDPATLFDPQDGLVGLLPQTQDPQFGDEARAGADVVQEVTGTLPGKAVTDLLYAGDAASPFDVTYGLVEEGWELRTVEITGPFYPPATSTYTVTLTAYGEPVTVTKP comes from the coding sequence ATGAGACCCACCCGGCGGACCCTGGTCGTCCTCGCCCTCGGCGCCTCGCTCACCCTCGCCGCCTGCGGCGGCGACGCGGAGGACCCGGCCCCGACCACGCAGGCGCCGACCGCCGCGGACCGGCTCGGGCAGGCGCACGACGTGCTGGTCGATGCCGGCTCGGTCCACCTCGAGCTCGCCGGGACCGGGCTTCCCGAGGAGGAGAAGAGCTACATCATCGGCGCGGTGGGTGAGGGGACCATGGACCCGCCCGCCTTCACCGGGACGATCACGGCCAGGCTGGCCGGGATCCAGGCCGACGTGCCGACGGTGGCGCTGGACGGCGACCTGTGGGTGAAGCTCCCGTACGTGCCCGCGCACGTCAGGACCGACCCGGCCGATCTGGGCGTGCCCGACCCGGCGACGCTGTTCGACCCGCAGGACGGCCTGGTGGGGCTGCTCCCGCAGACGCAGGACCCGCAGTTCGGCGACGAGGCACGGGCCGGCGCCGACGTCGTCCAGGAGGTCACCGGGACGCTGCCCGGCAAGGCGGTGACCGACCTGCTGTACGCGGGCGACGCGGCGTCGCCCTTCGACGTGACCTACGGGCTGGTCGAGGAGGGCTGGGAGCTGCGGACCGTCGAGATCACCGGACCGTTCTACCCACCTGCGACGTCCACCTACACGGTCACGCTCACCGCCTACGGCGAGCCGGTCACCGTCACCAAGCCCTGA
- a CDS encoding MFS transporter, with translation MSGRGSQAATGRRGTSSAQARGARSLLTVASLAVALAAADTYVVVLALTDMMAGVGVGIESLQKGTPIISGFLLGYIAVLPLIGRLSDLVDRRRILLWCLVVFVVGSAITAAAVELPVMVGGRFLQGLGGGGLVPATLALVADLWPPGRRGMPLGVVGAVQELGSVLGPLLGALVLVVAGWRDIFWLNVLLGLACLVGVWVLRDATPSPPAPPPRPGPARAAVRVTAYLLAGTAAVLTTLALWAPRALTTSIALGGPFVPFDPTSGSRVLTPVGAAAAAVCLLLGLLTAPRWLPLLVRADLLGASFVAVCLGALVLTFATADPETEVLGPWGRWLLPLAALTALAFVVRQRTARDPLIPEGVVRRRVWPALVVSLLVGAAIVAVVVDVPLLSRLVQDTDETDAALVLVRFLLAVPVGAVVGGWALRRLGPALVAAPGLALAAASVLDMGRWDRGTLDDALATTLPLVGAGLGVGLAIAPVNDAALADAREDGHGTVSSLVVVARMVGMVVGLALLTSLGLRRFEQEVAGLPDPTDTDALLGAAVVQVQTVLTGAGLATALAALVALGLGLRPPPPAASPGAALRHTIEP, from the coding sequence GTGAGCGGGCGGGGGAGCCAGGCGGCCACCGGCCGGAGGGGGACGTCGTCGGCGCAGGCGCGTGGCGCGCGGTCGCTGCTGACCGTCGCCTCGCTGGCGGTGGCGCTCGCCGCTGCCGACACCTACGTCGTGGTGCTGGCGCTGACCGACATGATGGCCGGCGTCGGGGTCGGGATCGAGTCGCTGCAGAAGGGCACGCCGATCATCTCCGGCTTCCTGCTGGGCTACATCGCCGTGCTGCCCCTCATCGGACGGCTCTCCGACCTGGTCGACCGGCGGCGGATCCTCCTGTGGTGCCTGGTGGTCTTCGTCGTCGGCTCGGCGATCACGGCTGCCGCGGTGGAGCTGCCGGTGATGGTGGGTGGCCGCTTCCTCCAGGGGCTGGGCGGGGGCGGGCTGGTGCCGGCCACCCTGGCGCTCGTCGCCGACCTGTGGCCACCCGGGCGCCGTGGTATGCCGCTCGGCGTCGTCGGCGCCGTCCAGGAGCTGGGCTCGGTGCTCGGTCCGCTGCTCGGCGCGCTCGTGCTCGTCGTCGCCGGCTGGCGCGACATCTTCTGGCTCAACGTGCTGCTGGGGCTGGCCTGCCTGGTGGGGGTCTGGGTGCTGCGGGACGCCACTCCCTCTCCGCCAGCACCGCCGCCGCGGCCCGGTCCGGCACGGGCGGCGGTGCGCGTCACCGCATACCTCCTGGCGGGGACGGCCGCGGTGCTGACCACGCTCGCGCTGTGGGCGCCCCGGGCGCTGACCACCTCGATCGCGCTCGGCGGCCCGTTCGTGCCCTTCGACCCGACGTCCGGGTCCCGGGTGCTGACCCCGGTCGGCGCCGCCGCGGCGGCCGTGTGCCTGCTGCTGGGGCTGCTCACCGCACCGCGATGGCTGCCGCTGCTGGTCCGGGCCGACCTGCTGGGCGCGAGCTTCGTGGCGGTCTGCCTGGGGGCGCTCGTGCTGACCTTCGCCACCGCCGACCCGGAGACCGAGGTGCTGGGGCCGTGGGGGAGGTGGTTGCTGCCGCTGGCCGCGCTCACGGCGCTCGCCTTCGTGGTCCGCCAGCGCACGGCCCGCGACCCGCTCATCCCCGAGGGCGTGGTGCGGCGGCGGGTGTGGCCGGCGCTGGTCGTCAGCCTGCTGGTGGGCGCCGCGATCGTGGCCGTCGTCGTCGACGTCCCGCTGCTCTCCCGGCTCGTGCAGGACACGGACGAGACCGACGCCGCGCTGGTGCTGGTGCGCTTCCTGCTCGCCGTGCCGGTCGGGGCGGTCGTCGGGGGATGGGCGCTGCGGCGGCTGGGCCCGGCCCTCGTCGCCGCGCCCGGGCTCGCGCTGGCCGCCGCCTCGGTCCTGGACATGGGCCGCTGGGACCGGGGCACCCTCGACGACGCCCTCGCCACCACCCTGCCCCTGGTCGGCGCCGGACTCGGCGTCGGCCTGGCCATCGCCCCGGTCAACGACGCCGCGCTGGCCGACGCGCGCGAGGACGGCCACGGCACGGTCAGCTCGCTCGTCGTTGTCGCCCGGATGGTCGGCATGGTCGTCGGCCTGGCCCTGCTGACCTCCTTGGGACTGCGCCGCTTCGAGCAGGAGGTCGCCGGCCTGCCGGACCCGACCGACACCGACGCCCTCCTCGGCGCCGCGGTGGTCCAGGTGCAGACCGTGCTCACCGGCGCCGGGCTGGCCACGGCCCTGGCGGCCCTCGTCGCGCTCGGGCTGGGCCTGCGGCCGCCTCCGCCGGCAGCGTCGCCGGGCGCGGCCCTTCGGCATACCATCGAGCCATGA
- a CDS encoding HhH-GPD-type base excision DNA repair protein — MTQTLHLVGEPEADRVLSEHPFALLTGMLLDQQIPMEVAFDGPRKIAERLGSVDPQKIAATDPEEFVALFATPPAVHRFPRSMGQRVHDLAATVVADWDGDTEAIWTRDDPDGKEILRRLRALPGYGDMKARIFLALLGKQRGLGAPGWREAAGVYGEEGVHRSIADVTSPESLQQVRAYKKEKKAAARAAAQ; from the coding sequence ATGACCCAGACCCTCCACCTCGTCGGCGAGCCGGAGGCCGACCGTGTCCTCTCCGAGCACCCCTTCGCGCTGCTCACGGGCATGCTGCTCGACCAGCAGATCCCGATGGAGGTGGCCTTCGACGGCCCCCGCAAGATCGCCGAACGGCTCGGGTCGGTCGACCCGCAGAAGATCGCCGCCACCGACCCTGAGGAGTTCGTCGCGCTGTTCGCCACGCCGCCTGCGGTGCACCGCTTCCCCAGGTCGATGGGACAGCGCGTGCACGACCTCGCCGCGACCGTGGTCGCGGACTGGGACGGTGACACCGAGGCGATCTGGACGCGGGACGACCCGGACGGCAAGGAGATCCTCAGGCGGCTCAGGGCGCTGCCCGGCTACGGCGACATGAAGGCGCGCATCTTCCTGGCACTCCTCGGCAAGCAGCGCGGCCTGGGGGCACCCGGCTGGCGCGAGGCGGCAGGAGTCTACGGCGAGGAGGGGGTCCACCGCTCGATCGCCGACGTCACCAGCCCCGAGTCGCTGCAGCAGGTGCGTGCCTACAAGAAGGAGAAGAAGGCGGCCGCCAGGGCCGCCGCCCAGTGA